From the Euphorbia lathyris chromosome 6, ddEupLath1.1, whole genome shotgun sequence genome, one window contains:
- the LOC136232937 gene encoding urease accessory protein F → MEDGVEADKGISKTVNMDFLLQWSQWQLLDSILPTGGFAHSFGLEAAVQARIIMDPEDLKTLVIHILENTGSLLLPFVCAASISPDGDTWKKLDRILDAMLTNEVSRKASIAQGSALMRVAAAVFTEFPSLKTMRDTFLGSGAVSFHHAPVFGIVCGLVGMDSETCQRAYLFITMRDAISAATRLNLVGPLGAAVLQHQLCGVAETILKRWMNRSVDEACQTAPVLDTLQGCHSYLYSRLFCS, encoded by the coding sequence ATGGAAGATGGAGTAGAAGCAGACAAAGGGATCAGTAAAACTGTGaatatggatttccttttacaGTGGAGCCAGTGGCAACTGCTTGATTCCATTCTCCCCACTGGTGGTTTTGCTCATTCTTTTGGTCTTGAAGCAGCTGTTCAAGCACGGATAATCATGGATCCTGAAGATTTGAAGACTTTGGTGATTCACATTTTGGAGAATACAGGGAGTTTGCTTCTTCCTTTTGTGTGTGCCGCTAGCATCTCTCCAGATGGGGATACCTGGAAAAAGCTCGACAGAATATTGGATGCAATGTTAACTAATGAAGTAAGTCGAAAAGCATCTATTGCACAAGGATCAGCTCTGATGAGGGTTGCTGCAGCTGTGTTTACTGAATTCCCATCTCTTAAAACAATGAGGGACACATTTCTTGGTTCCGGGGCTGTTTCATTTCACCATGCTCCTGTGTTTGGCATTGTATGTGGACTTGTTGGGATGGATAGTGAGACTTGTCAGAGAGCTTACTTGTTTATCACAATGCGGGATGCTATTTCTGCTGCCACTAGGCTAAATTTAGTCGGGCCTCTAGGGGCGGCTGTATTGCAGCATCAGTTGTGTGGTGTTGCTGAAACTATATTGAAAAGGTGGATGAACCGTAGTGTTGATGAAGCATGCCAAACAGCTCCAGTGCTTGATACTCTACAGGGCTGCCATAGCTATTTGTATTCAAGATTGTTTTGCTCTTGA
- the LOC136233745 gene encoding transcription factor GAMYB-like, whose amino-acid sequence MSSMTNGSDDYKKSKGRRESPAFEETSNGPLKKGPWTSAEDAILVEYVTKHGEGNWNAVQKHSGLSRCGKSCRLRWANHLRPDLKKGAFTQEEERQIIELHAKMGNKWARMASQLPGRTDNEIKNYWNTRIKRLQRAGLPIYPPEVCLQVLNGSQESQNMQTTDAHGSDYLQADHFEIPEVEFQNLELSRGLLSYSPTILDIPPSSMLKQNVDPSLHGNNFFFPMMHPSKRLRESENLYYGLDGSISSIPGLIQSSDKIAESFCLSSIYDTHCNPYGQPQLCVNVGSHALLNDNTSSSEPLYGAMKLELPSLQYSETQQDSWGNPASPLPSLESVDTLIQSPPTEQIQSVCLSPRSNGLLEAVLYESQTLKNSKKCCCSSQTSNIYVEPCNADECPLNPCETEWEVLGDPNSPLGYSAASVFSACTPISATSSDEPGIDVKLETSNQFSSHYIKEKEATINQIDFSRPDALLGSCWFGLGGGHIQQISCQTQDIKVPFDDQLNMEC is encoded by the exons ATGAGCAGTATGACAAATGGGAGTGATgattataaaaaatcaaaaggTCGTCGAGAGTCACCTGCATTTGAAGAAACTAGTAATGGTCCTCTAAAGAAAGGTCCATGGACCTCCGCAGAAGATGCCATTTTGGTGGAGTATGTGACCAAGCATGGAGAGGGAAATTGGAATGCCGTCCAGAAGCACTCAGGGCTCTCTAGGTGCGGAAAAAGCTGCCGCCTACGCTGGGCAAATCATCTAAGACCTGATTTAAAGAAGGGTGCATTCACTCAAGAAGAAGAACGGCAAATCATTGAACTCCATGCTAAGATGGGAAATAAATGGGCACGAATGGCTTCACAG TTGCCCGGGCGCACAGATAATGAGATAAAGAATTACTGGAATACAAGAATAAAGAGACTGCAACGTGCAGGTTTACCAATTTATCCTCCTGAAGTTTGTCTGCAAGTATTAAATGGAAGTCAAGAAAGTCAAAACATGCAAACTACAGACGCTCATGGTTCAGATTATCTACAGGCTGACCATTTTGAGATTCCAGAAGTGGAATTCCAAAATTTGGAACTCAGTCGAGGCCTTCTATCATATTCACCAACCATTCTTGACATTCCTCCTAGCAGCATGCTGAAACAAAATGTAGATCCCTCTCTCCATGGAAATAACTTTTTCTTCCCTATGATGCATCCTTCGAAACGCCTTCGAGAATCTGAAAATCTGTACTATGGTCTTGATGGTAGTATTAGCAGCATCCCAGGATTAATTCAATCATCTGATAAAATAGCAGAATCCTTTTGTTTATCCTCTATATATGATACTCATTGTAACCCGTATGGCCAGCCGCAGTTATGTGTTAATGTTGGCAGTCATGCCCTATTAAATGACAACACTTCTTCTTCTGAACCCTTATATGGGGCTATGAAGTTGGAGCTCCCTTCACTCCAATACTCGGAAACTCAACAGGACAGCTGGGGAAACCCTGCGTCCCCTCTGCCTTCACTTGAGTCAGTTGATACTTTGATTCAATCTCCTCCAACTGAACAGATTCAGTCAGTTTGTCTTTCACCACGAAGCAACGGTCTATTGGAAGCAGTACTTTATGAGTCCCAAACTCTGAAAAACTCTAAGAAATGCTGTTGTAGTAGCCAAACATCAAATATTTATGTCGAACCATGTAATGCAGACGAGTGTCCGTTAAATCCTTGTGAGACAGAATGGGAAGTACTTGGTGATCCAAACTCTCCTCTAGGTTATTCTGCTGCATCAGTTTTTAGTGCATGCACTCCTATAAGCGCGACATCATCCGACGAACCAG GAATTGATGTCAAGCTTGAAACAAGTAATCAGTTTTCAAGCCATTACATTAAAGAGAAAGAAGCAACTATTAATCAAATTGACTTTAGTAGGCCAGATGCTTTACTTGGTTCATGCTGGTTCGGCCTTGGTGGCGGACACATTCAACAAATATCCTGTCAGACCCAAGATATTAAAGTACCTTTTGATGACCAACTCAACATGGAATgctga